In Brassica rapa cultivar Chiifu-401-42 chromosome A06, CAAS_Brap_v3.01, whole genome shotgun sequence, a single window of DNA contains:
- the LOC103827553 gene encoding vacuolar iron transporter 1 produces MSPGEDNITRISIEPEKQSLLEHHAEKHFTAGEIVRDIIIGVSDGLTVPFALAAGLSGANASSSIILTAGIAEVAAGAISMGLGGYLAAKSEADHYAREVKREQEEIKTIPETEAAEVAEMLSDYGVEPREYSPVVNALRKNPQAWVDFMMRFELGLEKPEPKRALQSAFTIAIAYVLGGFIPLFPYIFIPQAVDAVVASVVITLLSLFIFGYGKGHFTGSRPFKSAFETAFIGAVASAAAFCLAKVVQL; encoded by the exons ATGTCGCCGGGAGAAGATAATATCACGAGGATCTCTATAGAGCCTGAGAAGCAATCACTTCTCGAACATCATGCCGAGAAACACTTCACCGCTGGAGAGATCGTTCGTGACATCATCATCGGCGTTTCTGACGGTTTAACCGTTCCTTTTGCACTCGCCGCCGGACTCTCCGGTGCTAATGCCTCTTCGTCTATCATACTCACCGCTGGTATCGCTGAAGTCGCCGCCGGCGCTATCTCCATGGGACTCGGCGG GTATCTAGCGGCCAAGAGCGAAGCGGATCATTACGCACGAGAGGTGAAACGAGAACAAGAAGAGATCAAGACCATTCCTGAGACTG AGGCAGCAGAGGTAGCAGAGATGTTGTCAGACTATGGAGTAGAACCACGTGAATATTCACCTGTTGTTAATGCTCTTCGTAAAAATCCTCAAGCATGGGTTGATTTTATGATGAG GTTTGAGCTGGGATTAGAGAAGCCTGAACCAAAAAGAGCATTACAAAGCGCGTTCACGATTGCAATCGCTTATGTTCTTGGTGGTTTCATACCTCTATTTCCCTATATCTTCATACCGCAAGCAGTGGATGCGGTAGTGGCGTCTGTGGTTATAACTCTGCTGTCTCTCTTCATATTCGGCTATGGAAAAGGGCATTTCACCGGCAGCAGACCATTTAAAAGTGCGTTTGAAACGGCTTTTATAGGAGCGGTAGCCTCAGCTGCTGCTTTTTGTTTGGCTAAGGTGGTGCAACTTTAA